Below is a window of Penaeus vannamei isolate JL-2024 chromosome 30, ASM4276789v1, whole genome shotgun sequence DNA.
TGGGAGGTCCCCTGGCTGggtcctccccgccctccaccccggacctcccctcccccgtcagcACAGTGGAGGCCACCAAGTCAGCGCTCATCAAGGAGGGACTCAAGTTGCAGATCCGCACCAAGCTCCAGGCGGCGGGCGTCGACAGCCCCGAGAACTTCCTCGAGGACAGCAAGGGCATCAAGAGCGAGACGGATGACGTGAGtgaatattttttccctttttttttttttttctttttttacctcttttttttgacgtgtgattttttttttcgttttttattacctctctttttgatgtaagtgatttttttttcgttttttattaccTCTCTTTTTGATGTAAGTGattgcttttttcgtttttttattacctCTCTTTTTGACGTgagtagattttttctttctttctttctttctatttcttttttattacctctctttttgacgtgacttttttttttctttcgtctctctctttttttatttttattacctctctttttgacgtgactttttttttctttcgtctctctttttttattttttattacctctctttttgacgtgactttttttctttcacttttttttccttttttctttcgattttttttttttctttcgtttccttttctttttctttctttcctttcttttctttcttttttctacttgtcTCTGTGtaccctttttctatttctctttccgtctttctttttctttctctctttttgtctctgtcttttttaacTTAGTCTTACTCTTAAGGGCAGgcatttttttggtttttgtatattttatcagATTCTTTTTTGAGGATGGTTATTCtttagtatttattttttctttttcttttttttttttgacggtgtCTCTTAAATTTcatttaaaaagtaaaagctCATTTACAATGTGATATTCATGCCTTAAGTGAACatcatatttaaaaaatatatatctatgttcccccatcgatttttttattattattattccccatAAATACAAACCTCCCACACTCCATTCCCTCCACCatgcatcccctcctcccttctttatcccatCTTTCTCATCTCCGCCTTCGCAtcaattctcctctctttctcgaatTAATTCCTCGTTCTCGCCGTTTTCCTTCCAGCTgacggaggaagacgaggagagacggcgaaggaggcgagagaggaacaAGATCGCTGCCACCAAGTGTCgtaacaagaagaaggagaagaccatCGTGCTCATGACAGTGAgttttatgtttttctgtttttttttatttctggttatctgttgtgtttttttatgtttgtttgtttgtttgtttttgtcttttttctgtttatatgttttgtgattgttttttctgttttgtgtttttggttttttctatttatatgtttcgtgttttttgttttttttctgtttttatgttttatgctttcctgtttttttctgtttatgttttttggtttttctgttatgttttttttctgtttatgtgttttttttctttgtttttatgtatatatgtatacccatgaCGTACTCACATAAATGGGTGCACACACAGATCGTACACCATACGCACTtgagcaagcacacacacacacacgagcgcacacacacacacacacacacacacacacacacacacacacacacacacacacacacacacacacacacacacacacacacacacacgtacacacacacacacgtacacacacacaccccgaggCCCTCCGACAgcgactaaccccccccccctccccctcttccccccaggaATCGGAGTCGGTGGAGGACATGAACGTGCGCCTCAAGACGGAGATCCAGCGCCTCACGTCCGAGAAGATGAAGCTGGAGAAGATCCTTCGGGACCCCAACCACCGGGCGTCGTGCCGGCACCCGCCCCGTGGTCCCAagggcgccgccgccgcctcggccGCGCGCGCGCACCAgcagcctccgaagcctcctcTGGTCATCGTCACGCCAGCGGAATCCCCCGACGCGGGCCTCGTCTCCCCCTGCTCCTcgacctcctcttcgtcttcctcttctacctcctcctcctcttcgtgttCGTCGGAGAGCCCCACGTCCCCGCCCCTGTGCAGTCCGCCCTCAGCCCTCTACAAGACGCCCTCCGTCCCCTGCTCCTCGCCCCCCGGGATGCCTGGgtgtccctcctcctcgtccccctccacccccacgtccccgccttcctcctcctcctcctcctcgtcttccgcgCAGTTCCTAGCGCCCAAATACAGCGCGTCGGCCGCCCAGGCGCAGCGCCACCACCCGTACCAGTTTCCGCACGCGCGCCCGTCCTTGCCGCACCCCGCGTCCGCGCCGACGTCCGAAGGCAAGCACTTCCCGTGCCCGCCGTccccgtcgccgtcgccgtcgccgtcccCCTCCTCGTGCGCGGGCAAGGCGCCGGCCTACGGCTACCAGTGCCTGGGCCCCGCCACGCGCCCGCACGAGTTCACGCCCCCTAACGCCCTCCCGCCCCTCAAGCCCCTGTACACCAGCCCCAAGTCCCGCAGCGGCGCGGGGCTGGTGCGCTACAGCCCCTACGGCGGCCGCCACCCGCCCGTCCCGTCCCCGCtggccacccacgcccacccgcaGCCCGGAAACCTGGCATGTGGCGACGCCTACGGCCAGCCCGCCCCCCAgaataacaacaacggcaacgccaacaacaacaataataataacagcggctGCGGGCGAGAGGACCAGGCCTACGTAACAGACATGCACACCAACCAGTTCTTCCCTCCGTGTACGTACAGCAGCATGTGACCCGCGCTGGGAGGCTGGTAGGAAACACCTCCCGGAAGCCAGCTGGAAATCTTGTTTTTTAAATAGGCCTAGCTATTttttagggaaaaaaataaaagaagatatatatttacGAGCGTATGCGCGGGTCTTAATATTTAAAACCCTCTATTTTTTTCACGGGGGGATCTTTATTCGGTGGTCTTTCAACGTGGTCTGTCAGACCTCTCGtccgagatagagaaagagctgTCACGGCCTAGGACCGCTGCTTTcaattgtttctctctttctccttttgataAGAATCTGCTAAAGATAAGGTTGCTTTCGTCGCGGCTGCCAGGCCGTCGGCCCCACAACACTAAGTTGAGCTTGCATTGTAATTTTTTGCTGATGGTCTACATTATTTTCGTTGCATGTTTGTTATATCTCACATACAGGACctcgtgtttcttttcttcttggtataagagatttttttttcttcttcatccagtgaaatgaaaaaaaagcgtTTTCACGAACCCAAACTAGGCAGGCTTCGTCCCGCCGTCTCCACCACACGCGTTCACATCACTGTATGCCCTTGTTCCTCTCAGATCCCCGTGTTATATATTGAGTGCCGggtgtttttttaatgaatatatatataacatgtagtGTGCGTGTTCTTTTTTGCGTTTCcgcgagaaaaggggaaaaaaaactccAGGACTTGCTCATTAGAAGGGCTTCTTGAAGTTTCTAGACTGCATATAGGAAtacttccttccatttccctccttttatccccgtctatatattatttttccctttgaAACTCTGAAAGGTGTTTGTAATACttgatccatacatatatatttttattagcttttattttcgtaaaggagaaaaaagatggcGACGATTTTTTACGATGAGATGTGGATGAACGATTTAGGTACAAAACTCCAGAaacattcctctctccctgttcgaAACGATGGCGAgggcagggcgggggggggggagggggcgcctctcccccttgcccccctgcCCCGCCTGCACACGTCAGGATTCCTAGGGTTCCTGTAGAGACGAGGGGCGTCCGAGGATGCCCTCAACACACGAAAGATTTACTGGGTTTCCTGACCCTGAGACGCAGACCTTGAGCACACTGTAGGCAGGACACAAGAGATGCCGCCAAGGTGGACGCAACCGGAATTCGTGAAGTAGGAATGCGCCAAGTAGGAATTCTTGGATTGGGAATGCGCCAAGTAGGAATATATGAATTAGGAATGCGCGAAAAAGGAATTCTTGAATTAGGAAAGCGCGAAGTAGGAATTCTTGAATTGGGAATGTGCGAAGTTGGAATACACGAAGCAGGAGTGCGCGAAGTAGGAATTCACGGAATAGGAATATGCGAATTAAGAATCCACGAGACAGGAGTGCGCGAAGTAAGAATTCACGAATTAGGAATGCGCGAAGCAAGAAAGACCCGTCACTGGACCGCGCCGTTCCCCCAGACCGCAGCGCTCCCGCAGCTGGTGGGCCCCCCTGCCCCCCCGACACCCACTAGGTGCGCTGGCCGAGTGGCTGCAGCGTCCCCGTGTTCCCGAAGCTCCCCGTCAGAGCAGGCTCGAGTCTCCACGACCCTCTCCCCCCGAAGGCGACCGCGCGGCCTCACACGACCTCCCCGCCGAGGGACACCCGTGTGCGCCGCCGCGTTCCTGACGACTCACCAAACCGCCCCCGACCCCACGTTCGTTTGTCTGTCGTCGTCGTGTTCTGTGTATCTTTCCCTTCGTGTTTGTGAAGGTGTTTGTATActacccctcccccgtcccccctccccctccccgcgctCCCCGTGTGTGTCCCGTGTATCATCCCCGCCTGCGTGTAAAAGCAAGTGTCGTCGCAGTTCATcccgggcgtgcgtgcgtgcaggcaCAGCCCATGTTTTTCACTCGATAGGCAGGCCAGGGGGCGCCGGTATCCCCCCCCCTGCCAGTACACCTCCTTCCCCTAACCTCAGCGCTCCTACGAGAGTCCCTGACAGCAGGCTGTCTAGGGGAACTTTACACGCCCCTTTGAAGTCCCTCAGCGCCCTTCGTCCTCGTCAGCAGTCGTTTCCGCGTCCAGTTGATGTGACTAAACGGTCTCCCAGacacgaaagaagtgaaagaCAACGGAAAAACTTCTCGATTCGTGAAAGGAGGCGACCAAGCACGCCCCAAAAGCACGAAAGAGCACCACGCCAGAGGTGGACGAGTCTCGTCGACCTCCCGAACTCGCCGTGTCCCTGCCTTCCCCGCCCGCGGCTCCTCCCCGCCCGCGGTTCTCAAGGCGAGGCTTCCCGAGCCGTCGCGTCCGAGTCGGATATTTTGTTGCGCATTTGTTTCTTCCTTTGTCCTACGCCCTCATCCTGCCCTTTTTTCCCTAttcccatccctcttttcttccctccttccccatctcccttagggaacagaagaggaggagaaagaaggagaagaagaggaggagaaagaagaaaagggggaaagacaaCGCCCCAGAAGAATTCAAACCAAAAATTCTCATCCGCCGGGAGGACCCACGAGGAAAAAAAACCCTCCCACAAAAAagcgaaagataaggaaaattagcccaaggaatagaggaaaaggacacaagaagaggaaaaccccaaaagacgaagacgagagAACCTTGAAACCCCCTGACAGCGACCTCCTTGGCTGGTGGCGAAGAGTGTTCGTCCCGGCCCGCAATGTTGCCATGCGCCTGCACACTCGAaacgacaaaggaaaaaaagtgttACCAAGTAAATGCTAACAGAAGCCGTCCTTGCTCGCTCTCACGTGCCCAGACTGCGCGGGGGAGAgagcgatctttttttttttctctacatatCGGATTTTCTACATCACCTACAACGACAATGTGAAGAGTCTTCTTCACGACCGACTTCTTACTGGAATTACGTAGGTGAGTGGATGCTTCTGAGGGCCTTCAAAGGGACCTTCCGAGTGTTGCCAGTCAATATGCtaaaaaagtgggaaaaagttttatatacatacatatatatatatatatatatatatatatatatatatatatatatatatatatatatatatgtatgtatgtatgtatatatatatatatatatatatatatatatatatatatatatatatatatatatatatatatatttatatatttatatatttatatatatatatatatatatatatatatatatatatatatatatatatatatatatatatatatatatatatatatatatatttatatatatatatatatttatgtgtatatatatatatatatatatatatttataaatatataaatatatatatataaatatataaataaataaatatatatatatatatatatatatatatatatatatatatatatatgtgtgtgtgtgtgtgtgtgtgtgtgtgtgtgtgtgtgtgtgtgtgtttatgaatgtatatttttttttcctttattgtttctctccttcctttctcctttaattttttcttcttttagattttttcatttgctttttgcaCAAAgtatgataaaatcaataaccaTTTTCATTAGACTTACGCTCCCttacctatctcccttctcccatatttgtcattatttgtctctttatttaactttttttccgatttttaatattgttatttcttatgctaacttttaacttttttagatttttaatattcttatttctaatgttaaatttcttatcctttttttgttaAGAATGATATATAGTTTTTCaatcattaatttctttttaatatttttttgttaaaaGTGTTATTTATAAGTTTTTTTAATATTcagtttcttatcattttttgttatgaaaaatatgattattttctttttctctttgtaagAAAGAATGTATGATTAATATGTAATTTCAATTAAAGAAATATCCTTAAATATAATTTCAATTAAAGGAATATTATTTGAAAACAttgtcttatcatttttatttttttttttttttttgcatatatggtTTTGATAATTATCTTTGAAacaatatgattatttatttataatcattttatcatatatatttttttctcttttgtaaaaTAAAAGTATGTATGATTAGATTTCAatcattgacatatatatatatatatatatatatatatatatatatatatatatatacatatatatattatgtatgattaTCATTGAAGCTTCCTTTTTCTTATGTCTTACATATTTTTAATCTCTTCAAAAATGTCTTAATGTCGTCAATCTGTAAtcacaatttttcattttttttaatgataatatcatcaatcTCGTACCacaatttttctattttttctaataataagTTCAACCTCTAATCacaatttttcatatttttttatctaataaTGACTTTATCAAACTCTAATCAcaatttttctaataataatttcaaactcTAATCACAATTTTTCACATTTTTAAATCTAATAATGACTTTATCAAACTCTAATCACaattttttctaataataatttcTTCTAATCACAATTTTTCACATATCTTTATCTGGAAATAATTTCCTTATCCTCTAAttgcaatttttcttcttttttttctaatgagaTTTTCATGAACCTCTATCTTTTTtcaaatataattttcatcaactTCTAATcacaattttttcttttattaagctATTTTATCACAATTTTTCATATCCTTTTTTCTAATAATTTCATCAATTTCTAATgacaatttttaattttttttttcatcaacaaATCA
It encodes the following:
- the LOC113808698 gene encoding activating transcription factor 3; this encodes MYLNVNLTPPPSAAGEGSCTTPKTPEILNSLINLTSPPLPHSYAHYQTQVEGGSLVSPVSELGSPLEDGGGAVTTLSPQEGPIGRGRNEHSTPRHLSHGGAGGGGSGEGGSGGSGAGGPYPGGGGVGGGGGGGGGGGGGGGLVGGSPGTSGMGGPLAGSSPPSTPDLPSPVSTVEATKSALIKEGLKLQIRTKLQAAGVDSPENFLEDSKGIKSETDDLTEEDEERRRRRRERNKIAATKCRNKKKEKTIVLMTESESVEDMNVRLKTEIQRLTSEKMKLEKILRDPNHRASCRHPPRGPKGAAAASAARAHQQPPKPPLVIVTPAESPDAGLVSPCSSTSSSSSSSTSSSSSCSSESPTSPPLCSPPSALYKTPSVPCSSPPGMPGCPSSSSPSTPTSPPSSSSSSSSSAQFLAPKYSASAAQAQRHHPYQFPHARPSLPHPASAPTSEGKHFPCPPSPSPSPSPSPSSCAGKAPAYGYQCLGPATRPHEFTPPNALPPLKPLYTSPKSRSGAGLVRYSPYGGRHPPVPSPLATHAHPQPGNLACGDAYGQPAPQNNNNGNANNNNNNNSGCGREDQAYVTDMHTNQFFPPCTYSSM